Within the Coraliomargarita parva genome, the region GCGGCTCCGTCAAAAAGGTGTCGCAGGTCTTCGGGTTGAGCCTGTTCCAAGCCGAGGGACGCAGCCAGGTTCGCGACGAATTCAAGCTGGAATGCGGTGTAGTCAAAATCCTCCGGCAAGGCCGAACGGTCCACTGAGCCCTGTAGCAGGAGGCCCTTGCGGTTGCGTTTCATGGCCGCTCCGGCCAGTTTGCGGCCATCGGCGAGGAGGACGTCGTTGGCCGCCGGTTCGGTAAAGCAGACCCCTGTTATCTTAGGGGGAAGGGGCGAGTCGCATTGGCGTGGGCAGGGGGCCAGTTGCGTGTCGACATCCTGATCCTGGGCGGCCTGGGCCAAGGCTCTGTGCACTCTCTCATACAATTCGGTTGCCGCGATGCGGGCAGCCCTCAGGGAGGACTCTATAATTAATGCGTAGGTCCAGTCGTTGCGATGGTCGACGATTCCGCCTCCGGTGATTCGCCGGCAGAGTACCATGTCTGGGGGGGCGAGTCCTTGTGCGGTCGCCAGGGCTTGCGCATAGCCGAACGTCATGGCCGGTTCGACCCATCCGTAATGCCGGAAGACGGCGGTCTTGCGGGGCAGGCTTTCGAGCAGGGAGGCATCGACCGCCATGTTGGTGGCGGCATCGCCGTAGGCATTCGGCA harbors:
- a CDS encoding lipoyl protein ligase domain-containing protein — translated: MLITLPNAYGDAATNMAVDASLLESLPRKTAVFRHYGWVEPAMTFGYAQALATAQGLAPPDMVLCRRITGGGIVDHRNDWTYALIIESSLRAARIAATELYERVHRALAQAAQDQDVDTQLAPCPRQCDSPLPPKITGVCFTEPAANDVLLADGRKLAGAAMKRNRKGLLLQGSVDRSALPEDFDYTAFQLEFVANLAASLGLEQAQPEDLRHLFDGAAIQKERSRFKDPDWTGKR